The proteins below are encoded in one region of Alosa sapidissima isolate fAloSap1 chromosome 24, fAloSap1.pri, whole genome shotgun sequence:
- the mfsd1l gene encoding major facilitator superfamily domain-containing protein 1 codes for MAKPAEKAYYRFVVLFFNCLLTFGSYFCFDIPSVLQDQFQGNLTCPNATVTNGTSQNTTEVCVEGLGMTPQEYNLLYAIYAWTNALVVIMAGFLIDKLGNRFGVFLFSFLTVLGAAIFALGSHFKGTSALLPLMLTGRLLFGSGNGSLTIVQNRITAFWFRGKELALAFGLTLAFSRLGSVLNFFLTQRFEADYGMQWTLWGGTLLCVLGFLSAITVSALDKVGMKQLGLDGAIQEESRKVRIQDVRLLSLRYWLLVLTIMFFYNGIFPFIADASKFIQDKYSGYEQKDAAYIAGAVYDSSLVLSATVGILIDYIGLRGVFAVLCAVLTLPVFGLLAFTFVPPLICTIWLGVTYSFAAASMWPSIPLVVPQATLGTAMGLATSVQMVGIGVSNLVVGQILGTKSSDAKIPLWRWQRMMIFMLANTISCIATATALNFVDHRQGGTLNKTTKRSAAAPPAAAGDREPLVGEEREGAGDGERQEEE; via the exons ATGGCGAAACCGGCTGAGAAAG CCTATTACCGTTTTGTGGTACTGTTCTTCAACTGCCTGTTGACGTTCGGCTCCTACTTCTGTTTCGACATCCCAAGTGTGTTGCAAGATCAGTTCCAGGGG AATCTGACCTGTCCAAACGCGACTGTAACTAATGGGACCTCACAAAACactacagaggtgtgtgtggagggtctaGGAATGACCCCTCAGGAGTACAACCTGCTCTACGCCATCTATGCCTGGAC AAATGCACTGGTGGTGATTATGGCTGGCTTCCTTATTGACAAGCTGGGAAATCGCt TCGGGgtgttcctcttctccttcctgACGGTGCTGGGGGCGGCCATCTTTGCTTTGGGTTCCCACTTTAAGGGCACCTCGGCTCTGCTGCCACTCATGCTCACTGGCCGCCTGCTCTTCGGCTCCGGCAACGGCTCCCTCACCA TTGTGCAGAACCGTATCACAGCGTTCTGGTTCCGTGGCAAGGAGCTTGCATTAGCGTTTGGTCTGACCTTGGCATTCTCCAGACTGGGTTCGGTCCTTAACTTCTTTCTGACGCAGCGCTTTGAGGCTGACTATGGCATGCAGTGGACTCTCTGGGGAG gcaCTCTTTTGTGTGTGCTGGGTTTCCTGTCTGCCATCACTGTGAGTGCTCTAGATAAGGTGGGCATGAAACAGCTGGGTCTTGACGGAGCGATACAGGAGGAGTCCCGCAAAGTG AGGATACAAGATGTGAGATTGCTGTCTCTGCGCTACTGGCTGCTGGTGCTTACCATCATGTTCTTTTACAACGGTATCTTTCCATTCATCGCTGacgccag TAAGTTCATCCAGGACAAATACAGCGGCTATGAGCAGAAGGACGCAGCCTACATCGCTGGAGCCGTGTATGACAGCTCTCTGGTGCTCTCCGCCACTGTGGGCATACTTATT gacTACATCGGCCTGAGGGGTGTGTTTGCTGTCTTATGTGCGGTCCTCACACTGCCGGTGTTTGGCCTGCTGGCCTTCACCTTTGTCCCTCCTCTCATCTGCACTATTTGGCTCGGAGTCACATACTCGTTTGCTgct GCTAGTATGTGGCCTTCTATTCCTCTTGTGGTACCTCAGGCAACTCTGGGGACGGCTATGGGCCTGGCTACATCAGTGCAAATGGTTGGCATTGGAGTTTCCAACCTAGTGGTTGGGCAGATTCTGGGCACCAAATCTAG tgatgcAAAGATCCCACTGTGGCGATGGCAGAGGATGATGATCTTCATGTTAGCCAACACCATCAGCTGTATTGCCACGGCAACGGCCCTCAATTTCGTGGACCATCGACAG ggggggacACTGAACAAAACAACCAAGAGGTCCGCAGCAGCCCCTCCTGCGGCAGCAGGGGACAGAGAGCCTctggtgggagaggagagggagggagctggAGACGGAGAGCGACAGGAAGAGGAGTGA
- the spsb3b gene encoding SPRY domain-containing SOCS box protein 3, which produces MLSCQSAKWTMLTSEVNESDSESEYQAVSLPISTVMPLVVPVTGESFCQCPNQTEVSCDPSAGVTILADCACGEEDQTCDWVWDDTCKSSSTYLSCSDRKVSFHSEYSCGTAAIRGTKELADGQHFWEIKMTSPVYGTDMMVGVGTSEVNLDQFRHSFCSLLGTDGDSWGLSYTGLLHHKGSKVSFSPRFGQGSIIGVHLDSWHGTLTFYKNRRCIGVAARQLQNKRLYPMVCSTAAKSSMKMIRSSSVPTSLQYLCCARLRQVMPPSADTLSVLPLPPGLRKLLQTQLGWVLSLDSSSGDDDSDSDTNQLDDSDYCSSSDSYDDSPGPKVDLRRPLAAPGPGAEATDPVLCPSCLPSYPMMPDYSGAQAEAATSDSDTDSCASDPETCQRKRCRWT; this is translated from the exons gTTAACGAGTCGGATTCAGAGTCCGAGTATCAGGCAGTGTCGCTGCCCATTTCTACGGTGATGCCCCTTGTGGTGCCCGTCACAGGGGAGTCATTTTGCCAATGCCCCAACCAGACTGAGGTCAGCTGTGACCCTTCCGCTGGGGTCACCATCCTGGCTGACTGTGCGTGTGGAGAGGAGGATCaga CTTGTGACTGGGTGTGGGATGACACTTGTAAGTCGTCCTCCACGTACCTGAGCTGTTCCGACCGGAAAGTGAGTTTCCACTCGGAGTACAGTTGTGGAACGGCCGCCATCCGTGGAACCAAAGAACTTGCAGATGGACAGCACTTCTGGGAGATCAAGATGACGTCACCAGTCTACGGAACTGATATG ATGGTTGGTGTCGGGACGTCGGAGGTGAATCTTGACCAGTTCAGGCACAGCTTCTGCAGTCTGCTGGGCACTGACGGAGACAGTTGGGGTCTTTCTTACACAG GTCTCCTGCACCATAAGGGATCGAAGGTGAGCTTCTCACCACGGTTCGGGCAGGGTTCTATCATTGGGGTTCACCTGGACAGCTGGCATGGAACCCTGACTTTTTACAAGAACCGTAGATGCATTG GTGTGGCAGCGCGTCAGCTGCAGAACAAGCGGCTCTACCCGATGGTCTGCTCCACGGCGGCCAAGAGCAGCATGAAGATGATCCGCTCGAGCTCGGTGCCCACCTCGCTGCAGTACCTATGCTGTGCCCGCCTGCGCCAGGTCATGCCACCCTCGGCCGACACCCTGAGCGTGCTGCCGCTGCCGCCGGGCCTGCGCAAGCTACTGCAAACTCAGCTGGGCTGGGTGCTCAGCCTGGACAGCTCCAGCGGCGACGACGACAGCGACTCGGACACCAACCAGCTGGACGACAGCGACTACTGCTCCAGCTCGGACTCTTACGACGACAGCCCCGGCCCCAAGGTGGACCTGCGCCGCCCGCTGGCTGCCCCCGGCCCTGGGGCCGAGGCGACGGACCCAGTGCTGTGTCCCTCCTGCCTACCCTCGTACCCCATGATGCCCGACTACAGCGGCGCCCAAGCTGAGGCTGCCACGTCCGACAGCGACACCGACAGCTGTGCCTCCGACCCCGAGACTTGCCAGAGAAAGCGCTGCAGGTGGACGTGA
- the LOC121700333 gene encoding probable crossover junction endonuclease EME2 produces the protein MSKRVYAWELSDSESDSECNINPKQTYTNVTEKDSNILRVPEITKTGADHGTLSNAVVVLDEDEGDAKDVLKPPNQTEPRTPSPGKKRRNREEVDADRAKAEERRAERERAKQEREKKKEEKRLEQQKRKEAAERLKSYRPENYVKCLTVRIHPVLLQDGRSDVLTETLSELEWKSCIEPHSLTHSITWTRSLPQENSEDGEVEEEQVLMVISLYEFMDVVTSVKQILQGNSSRHEESSLLTALSDHLKTHTSSVVTMLVMGSQHHKRGSWYHSHGDLRSQLGMDDVELEEVLVYLQLYKSVCVHFLYNWKEVVDQVCSYTKALSKRPFKAMSECTELGFCVDGAWAAGARVERDGKGLAAVWSRQLQQLNRVSPAVAAAVTSAYPSPQLLLQAYEKLDLEKERRGLLADLTVKGMVKERRVGPEFSSRIYRILTTENSQLVLD, from the exons ATGTCTAAAAGAGTTTATGCCTGGGAATTATCAGATTCCGAAAGTGATTCAGAATGTAACATTAATCCTAAACAGACATACACGAACGTGACTGAAAAAGATAGTAACATTTTGCGTGTCCCTGAAATTACCAAAACTGGTGCGGACCATGGGACGCTATCGAACGCAGTCGTAGTACTTGATGAAGACGAAGGAGATGCGAAAGACGTACTTAAACCTCCGAACCAAACTGAGCCAAGAACCCCGAGTCCTGGGAAAAAACGACGGAATCGTGAGGAGGTTGATGCTGATCGCGCcaaagcagaggagagaagggcagaaagagaaagagccaaacaggagagagagaaaaagaaagaggagaaaagactGGAACagcagaagagaaaagaggctGCAGAACGACTCAAAAGTTACCGACCTGAAAATTATGTGAAGTGTCTAACAGTGCGAATCCATCCAG TTTTACTGCAGGATGGAAGGTCGGATGTTTTGACCGAGACTCTTTCAGAACTAGAATGGAAGAGTTGTATAGAGCCTCATTCTCTGACTCATAGCATCACCTGGACACGATCCCTGCCTCAG GAGAATTCTGAAGATGGAGAAGTTGAGGAAGAGCAGGTGCTTATGGTGATTTCTCTGTATGAGTTCATGGATGTAGTGACGTCAGTCAAACAG ATTTTGCAAGGTAACTCAAGTCGGCATGAGGAGTCCTCTCTGCTGACCGCACTGTCGGACCACCTGAAGACACATACAAGCTCGGTTGTGACCATGTTGGTGATGGGTTCTCAGCATCACAA ACGGGGTTCATGGTATCATTCTCACGGTGACCTGCGTTCTCAGTTGGGTATGGATGATGTGGAATTAGAAGAG GTGCTAGTGTACCTGCAGCTTTATAAGAGCGTGTGTGTCCACTTTCTGTACAACTGGAAGGAAGTCGTAGACCAAGTCTGCTCCTACACAAAGGCTCTGTCCAAACGTCCCTTCAA GGCCATGTCCGAGTGCACTGAGCTGGGCTTCTGCGTAGACGGCGCGTGGGCGGCCGGCGCTCGGGTGGAGCGGGATGGAAAGGGTCTGGCCGCGGTGTGGAGCCGGCAGCTTCAGCAGCTGAACCGCGTCAGCCCTGCGGTGGCTGCGGCAGTGACCTCGGCCTACCCCTCCCCCCAGCTCCTGCTGCAG GCGTATGAGAAGTTGGatttggagaaagagaggcgtgGTCTGTTAGCTGACCTAACAGTGAAAGGCATGGTGAAGGAGAGGCGCGTTGGCCCTGAGTTTTCATCTCGTATCTATCGCATCCTCACTACGGAGAATTCTCAGCTAGTGCTGGACTAA